A stretch of DNA from Francisella uliginis:
TTATGTGAAGGAAGTGATGCATATACGCAAATGATAATTAATTCACGAGGGAATGTGACTATTGGAAATTCTCCTGATAATAGTGTTTGTACTGCTTAGGAATACTTAATAAGCTTTAATTATTCCATATGGGGAAGGCGCATCTGTTATAGAAATATCATCTAGATCTGAAACTAATTTAGTTTGGAAAGTTGTTGGGTTATATTCTACTTTTAGATTAGAGTCTGTATTTAGTGTGTAGCTATGTATAGTTTCTTGTTCTGAAATACTATATACATGAGCAACTATCTTTAAGTCAGCTGTTTGCTCAACTATTATAATTGTATTTTTATCTAAAGGTATTATATTTTCTATGTCTTGATAAGTCTCTGGTGAAGGGGTTTGTATTTGTTGAACTGAATTATTATCAGTATCAACCTTATAAATTATTAGAGAATCTGTACTTGTATTATTGTGTGAAGCACATATAAGAAAAATTCCATTATTGTTTTTGATAACGATAGGGGTTAGTCTTATTTCTGTTGTGGTGACAGTAGAGGAAGTTTGATTCTTTAAGTCGGCATCCATGATATAGATAGATGAAAACTTTTCACCTGAAGCACCTTTCTCAGTTGGGATGATAATGATTTTATTAGTAATCTGGCTATTGTTAAGAGATATTGGGATAAATACAACTCGACTTAGAGTTAAGCCTGTATCTAATGTAATAGGATCTGAAATACTAGTATATTGATCGTCTTGAAGAGACATTAGTTCTAGTTTTAGTTTGCCAGAGGGCTCTTCTTTAGATATCAGATTATCTATACCATTTTCTGTTGGTATAAAGTTAATATTTACAAACGCTAATAATACATTAGGTATTATTAAGAATGTGCAGATGATAAAACTCTTTTTAAGTTTAATTATATTCTTTAAAAACATTTTTATTATAGGTTGCTTCTATCTTTTTGATTTTTTTAAAATTTTACAGTTCCCAGGAAGATAATTTTCTTTAATTCCAGTGCCTGATGCTCTACATTGCCATTTTATAGTATCTTTATCTTTAATTACAACAGGGTCTAAATAGATGTATCCGGTGCCATTGACTATTTTTTTGCCTTTTTGACCAATATCTATTCTTATTTGGCGCGAGTTTTTATTGACACTTATAAACTTTGGTAACTTTATAGGTCTATATTTATCATTGAATATTATACTGTCTGCTATATCTTTTCTAATCTCATCAGATTCTTGTATTACATTAGAGATTTTTGATTCGATAATATATGCTTGAGCTATAGGAAGTATAAGTATCATAAGTATTATAAAAATTACGATCATGGTTAATTTTTCTTTACTGATTATACTTCTTCTAGTAAAAGACATGGCGTTGCTTTGAAAGGATTTTTTTCTTTCTCTTAAGTCTGCCTGCCTTTCTTTTTCTTGCTGTTCAAAGAGTCTTTTTTCTAAGTTATAGAAATTCTCAAAGCCATTATTATCTTTCATGGAAAATATATATAAAAATCCCCTATTATTGATTATAGACACTTATATACAGAAATAAATAAATTCTTTGGGTAAAATTTTATTTTAATTTGTATCGAAGTTTAAGGATATATAAAATATATTTTAACTTAATACATATCTTTCTTATTGCTTTTTTGGGTTAATTCTTATTCTAATAAATCTATTAAAAATAGCTTTTATTAGAAGCATGTTGTGTATTATATCTAATTACACAGTAGTTAACAATTTATCAATAGGTATTTATTATGCTATGTAATAACGTTAATAAAATATATTATATTTTGATTATTTTATTTATTTCTAATCTATGCTTTGCTAATTCAAACAAATATCACTTAGCAACTAATCCAATCAAAATAGATCATCACAAGCCTGACTTTGCAAATATTAAAGATGTTGCAAAAAAGAAGAAACTTTTTATTAATTTTATGTCAAAAGAGATTAAAGAAGCAAATAGAGAGATTTGTAGTGAGAGAAATAATATATTAAGTTTAAAAAAGCACTCTGATAAACAAAAAACACTTAATAAACAACAGCTAGAGATTATTAAAAAATATACGACTTTCTATAAGGTCTCACAAGATCAGTCTTTAGCAAAACAATTAGATGATTTACTGATTAGAATTAATATAGCACCAAAAAGTTTGGTTATAGCTCAAGCAATATTAGAGACAGGTTGGGGAACATCTAGATTTGCTGTTAAGTATAATAATTATTTTGGTTTGCATTGTTTTGAAAAAGATTGTGGCGTAAAGGCAAAAAGATCAGACGTTCAAGTTGAAACATTTAACGATGTTGGTGATAGTGTATTAGCTTATTATCATAAGTTAAATACAGGTGGCAAGTTTACAGAGTTTAGACATGTTAGAGCTTCAACTAATCTCGACAAAAATGATGAAGCTTTAATAGACACTCTTGGCGAATACTCATCCTTAGAGGATCAAGAATATCAAAAAAGGTTAAAAAATGTTATTAAATATAATCATCTAGATAGGTATAAAAGTTCATGTGGTATGATAGAGTCTAGTGATAATTAACATATTATTAAAATCTAAATATATAAAAATTTTTGAATCTAAGGCTAGATGTTATAAAATCTATATCTGTTTAGTAAAATAGCGCGTTAAAGTTAGGTATAGAAGTTTTATGCTTTCACTCAAAAGACAAAAAGGTATATCTTTAATTGAAGTACTAGTGAGTGTTACCGTAATGGCTCTGGTATCATTTTTAATAGTTGATACATTTTTCCAAGCTAGAAAAAGTTTTGATTCTTCTGTACAAAATCTTGATTCTTATAAAAATAACGTTGAAGCAAGGCTTATATTTACTAATTTAATCGATAATGCTTATATTAC
This window harbors:
- a CDS encoding glucosaminidase domain-containing protein; its protein translation is MLCNNVNKIYYILIILFISNLCFANSNKYHLATNPIKIDHHKPDFANIKDVAKKKKLFINFMSKEIKEANREICSERNNILSLKKHSDKQKTLNKQQLEIIKKYTTFYKVSQDQSLAKQLDDLLIRINIAPKSLVIAQAILETGWGTSRFAVKYNNYFGLHCFEKDCGVKAKRSDVQVETFNDVGDSVLAYYHKLNTGGKFTEFRHVRASTNLDKNDEALIDTLGEYSSLEDQEYQKRLKNVIKYNHLDRYKSSCGMIESSDN